ATGTCTTTGCCGGTATGACCGTCGCAAACCGTGAGGACGCCGACCACGTCCTTGTAGGCAACGTACTCTCTACCCTCAAGGCCACCATTGCCGGAGAGCATGACTGTAGCAATGGCAATTGCGCCAGCGCCAGATACGCCAGCAATCGCCTTTCTCAATGCTGGATTCATCTTCACTCACCTCGGGCAGCTTTTCGCCTGTCTTCTTTGATTTTGAAATAGAGACTGGTTAGCCAGGTAAGCAACGCAAAGAACAAGCTGCCGATAACGCCTATGGCTGCCCATTCCTCAGGCGAATGACTGTTCAGAAGCCTGTTAAACCAGAAGACAACGCCGGTCCCGGAAGCCCCGTAGGATATTGCGGTTGATAGTTTGTCCATGCGATACATACTCTTCACCTCCCGGTTAAGGGCTGTGCTGTGTGTTTGTTTGAAAGGAAAAGTGAATGCGCATTGCGCTAAGTGTTTTTGGTTTGCGCTCACCCCGTTACCGCGATGCGCTACGAGGGGATAGAGGGTGTTCCGGGATTTGGGATGAGCACAAACAAAAAAAGCCCCGGACTATGCCGAGGCTATTCATATTCTTTAAGCTTAAAGGTTGGGGTCGTTAAGCTGGTCTATAAAAGCTGATTTAATCAGAGATGCAGATTCATTGAACCTGCCAGAGCCTGCCTCTAAACCGTGAATGCGGAGAGAAGAACGATTCTTCCCAGCAACCAGAACTAGCTCGCCTCCCTCGTACCACATTTCTACCGGAACATAGATCCACTCACCGCCGGTTGTGGCATTGTTTACCATAAGCCCAATGGAGAAACGCATTACGTGCGCCCCATCAGTAGGCAGTGAAGATGCAGGTCTTTTTTCGTAAAGAACAGACTGATTGGTGACGTAAGTTTCAATGAACTTTAATCGCCGATTATCCAGATCAAACTCATAATCAGAGGGCAGCTCTAAAGACTTCGTGAGAACATCCATAAGGCCAATAGCATCCTGCTGCAATCGGTGCCTTCTTGCTGCCGCTT
This region of Cedecea lapagei genomic DNA includes:
- a CDS encoding class II holin family protein gives rise to the protein MYRMDKLSTAISYGASGTGVVFWFNRLLNSHSPEEWAAIGVIGSLFFALLTWLTSLYFKIKEDRRKAARGE